From the Oleiharenicola lentus genome, one window contains:
- a CDS encoding protein arginine kinase — MKINELIDSPSELTDTAASKSAVVLMTRIRLARNLAAQPFPGWAREAQKKEIRDQCMQAVAALPQMKRGLAIPVESLDELQKQILVERHLISRELCHAKSGSGIVISKDQSCVVMVNEEDHLRIQVLRAGFQFKKVWNTINALDSDLEEHLDFAFSPNLGYLSACPTNLGTGIRASAMMHLPALVISSQMEKVVRAVNQLGMAVRGLFGEGSDASGSIFQISNQTTLGESEEEIIKHLHGVLNTIIEQELNAREKLIETDPNKLFDKIGRAFGILQNGHLLNSGEAMNLLSLIRLGIDFGVFADTQRAVVDRLFIECQPGHVQHAAKGSFDPNQRDVLRASRLRSEFAKLPPPDFTSAAK; from the coding sequence ATGAAGATCAACGAACTCATCGACTCTCCCTCCGAGCTGACCGACACCGCCGCCAGCAAGAGCGCCGTCGTGTTGATGACGCGGATCCGCCTCGCGCGCAATCTCGCCGCCCAGCCGTTCCCCGGCTGGGCCCGTGAGGCGCAGAAGAAGGAGATTCGCGACCAATGCATGCAGGCCGTCGCCGCCTTGCCGCAGATGAAGCGTGGCCTCGCGATTCCCGTGGAGAGTCTCGACGAGCTGCAAAAGCAGATCTTGGTGGAGCGCCATCTGATCAGTCGCGAGCTTTGCCACGCCAAATCCGGCTCGGGCATCGTCATCAGCAAGGACCAGTCCTGTGTCGTCATGGTCAATGAGGAGGACCACCTGCGCATCCAGGTCCTCCGCGCCGGCTTCCAGTTCAAAAAGGTCTGGAACACGATCAACGCACTCGACTCCGACCTGGAGGAGCACCTCGACTTCGCTTTCTCGCCCAACCTTGGCTACCTCTCCGCCTGCCCCACCAACCTCGGCACCGGCATCCGCGCCTCGGCGATGATGCACCTGCCGGCGCTGGTCATCTCCAGCCAGATGGAGAAGGTCGTGCGAGCCGTGAACCAGCTCGGCATGGCCGTGCGCGGCCTGTTCGGCGAGGGCTCCGACGCGAGCGGTAGCATCTTCCAGATTTCCAACCAGACGACGCTCGGCGAAAGCGAGGAGGAGATCATCAAGCACCTGCACGGCGTGCTGAACACCATCATCGAGCAGGAACTGAATGCCCGCGAGAAGCTGATCGAGACCGACCCGAACAAGCTCTTCGACAAGATCGGCCGCGCGTTCGGCATCCTCCAGAACGGCCACCTGCTCAACTCGGGCGAGGCCATGAACCTGCTGTCGCTCATCCGGCTCGGCATCGACTTCGGCGTCTTTGCCGACACCCAGCGGGCCGTCGTGGACCGGCTGTTCATCGAGTGCCAGCCCGGCCACGTCCAGCACGCGGCCAAGGGCTCCTTCGATCCCAATCAGCGCGACGTGCTGCGGGCCAGCCGCTTGCGGTCTGAATTTGCCAAATTGCCCCCGCCGGACTTCACTTCCGCCGCCAAGTAA